In Sphingomonas psychrotolerans, the following proteins share a genomic window:
- a CDS encoding electron transfer flavoprotein-ubiquinone oxidoreductase, with protein MSERESMPYDVVIVGAGPSGLAAAIRLKQLAAEGGQELSVCILEKGSEVGAHILSGAVVDPRALDELLPDWRDDGCPLAATPVTENHHWVLSEKSKSSFPEFLTPPYLHNKGTYTGSLGNLCRWLASKAEELGVEIFPGFAAAEILYNEDGSVKGVATGDMGVARDGTHKPDYAPGLELHAKYTLFGEGVRGHLSKQLQRQFELCRDADPQVYGIGIKELWDVDPAKHVPGKVIHTQGWPLKEGESNGGGFLYHQADGQVALGFVVWLNYKNPYLSPFHEMQRWKTHPVIAEILQGAKRVSYGARAISDGGWQSVPKLVMPGAALIGDTAGFLNVPRIKGTHTAMKSGMMAAEAAFAAVQAGRASDELTAYPEAYQTSWVEKELRGVRNVVPLVKKFGDTWGTIFSGAAMWMELLGLRWPFTMKHHPDHESLWHASHATPIEYPKPDGVLTFDRLSSVFVSNTNHEEDQPVHLTLKDPDIPIGYNLPVYAEPAQRYCPAGVYEVVGEGDDLRFQINAQNCVHCKTCDIKDPTQNINWVVPEGGGGPNYPNM; from the coding sequence ATGAGCGAACGGGAGTCGATGCCCTATGATGTCGTGATCGTCGGCGCAGGCCCCTCGGGCCTTGCCGCGGCGATCCGGCTCAAGCAGCTGGCAGCCGAGGGCGGCCAGGAGCTTTCGGTGTGCATCCTCGAGAAAGGCTCGGAGGTCGGCGCGCACATTCTTTCGGGTGCCGTGGTCGATCCGCGCGCGCTCGACGAGCTGCTGCCCGACTGGCGCGACGACGGCTGTCCGCTCGCCGCCACGCCGGTCACCGAGAACCACCATTGGGTACTGAGCGAGAAGAGCAAGTCGAGCTTCCCCGAATTCCTCACCCCGCCTTACCTCCACAACAAGGGCACCTATACCGGATCGCTGGGCAATCTCTGCCGCTGGCTGGCGAGCAAGGCCGAGGAACTCGGCGTCGAGATCTTCCCCGGCTTCGCCGCCGCCGAGATTCTCTACAACGAAGATGGCAGCGTGAAGGGTGTCGCCACCGGCGACATGGGTGTCGCGCGCGACGGCACGCACAAGCCCGATTACGCCCCCGGCCTCGAACTCCATGCAAAATATACTCTGTTCGGCGAAGGCGTCCGCGGGCACCTCTCCAAGCAACTCCAGCGCCAGTTCGAGCTGTGCAGGGATGCCGATCCGCAAGTCTACGGCATCGGTATCAAGGAACTCTGGGACGTGGACCCGGCGAAGCACGTCCCGGGCAAGGTCATCCACACCCAGGGCTGGCCGCTCAAGGAAGGCGAGTCTAACGGCGGCGGCTTCCTCTATCACCAGGCCGACGGACAGGTGGCGCTCGGTTTCGTCGTCTGGCTCAATTACAAGAACCCGTATCTCTCGCCTTTCCACGAGATGCAGCGCTGGAAGACCCATCCAGTGATCGCCGAAATCTTGCAGGGCGCCAAGCGCGTCTCCTATGGCGCCCGCGCGATCAGCGACGGTGGCTGGCAGTCGGTCCCTAAATTGGTCATGCCCGGCGCGGCATTGATCGGCGACACCGCCGGCTTCCTCAACGTGCCGCGGATCAAAGGCACTCACACTGCGATGAAGTCCGGGATGATGGCTGCCGAAGCCGCCTTCGCCGCGGTTCAGGCCGGTCGCGCCAGCGACGAGCTCACTGCTTACCCCGAAGCCTATCAGACCAGCTGGGTCGAGAAGGAGCTGCGCGGCGTCCGCAACGTCGTGCCCCTCGTCAAGAAATTCGGCGACACCTGGGGCACGATCTTCTCGGGCGCGGCGATGTGGATGGAACTGCTCGGGCTGCGCTGGCCGTTCACGATGAAGCACCACCCAGATCATGAGAGCCTGTGGCACGCCAGTCACGCCACTCCGATCGAATATCCCAAGCCCGACGGCGTGCTGACCTTCGACCGTCTCTCTTCGGTGTTCGTCTCGAACACCAATCACGAGGAGGACCAGCCGGTCCATCTGACGCTCAAGGACCCGGATATCCCGATCGGGTACAATCTCCCGGTATACGCCGAGCCGGCGCAGCGTTACTGTCCGGCGGGTGTGTACGAGGTCGTTGGAGAAGGCGATGATCTGCGCTTCCAGATCAACGCGCAGAATTGCGTCCACTGCAAGACCTGCGACATCAAGGACCCCACCCAGAACATCAATTGGGTGGTCCCCGAAGGCGGCGGCGGGCCCAATTACCCGAACATGTAG
- a CDS encoding uracil-DNA glycosylase family protein, translated as MGGEKVQDWQKLAASALEWWRDAGVDMLVEDEARDWLARTPPPAQTAEAQAAVAEPVAEALPDTLEAFVAWRLGAAAPEAGWHAPRLGPTGPADAEWVFVTDVPEAEDSEVLLSGPAGRLLDRMLAAVGQRRESVHLLPLAWARPVTGRIAPDDEARLLELARHHLTLLAPKRLFLLGQSASRVLVETNGESLTNPIRVVNHFGAKTVAVASYHPRFLLERPVAKGEAWKHLLLLSRGTTE; from the coding sequence ATGGGAGGGGAGAAGGTCCAGGATTGGCAGAAGCTGGCGGCGAGCGCGCTCGAATGGTGGCGCGACGCCGGCGTCGACATGCTCGTCGAGGACGAAGCGCGCGACTGGCTGGCCCGGACGCCCCCGCCCGCGCAGACCGCGGAAGCGCAAGCTGCCGTAGCGGAACCCGTGGCCGAGGCGCTGCCCGACACGCTCGAGGCGTTCGTCGCATGGCGGCTGGGCGCTGCGGCGCCTGAGGCGGGATGGCACGCGCCGCGGCTCGGTCCGACCGGGCCGGCGGATGCCGAATGGGTGTTCGTCACCGACGTTCCCGAAGCCGAGGATTCCGAGGTTCTCCTGTCCGGACCGGCGGGGCGATTGCTCGACAGGATGCTCGCCGCAGTGGGGCAGCGCCGCGAATCGGTCCATCTGCTGCCGCTCGCCTGGGCACGCCCGGTGACCGGGCGGATCGCGCCCGACGACGAGGCGCGCCTGCTCGAACTGGCGCGGCATCATCTGACGTTGCTCGCCCCCAAGCGGCTGTTTTTACTCGGGCAATCGGCGAGCCGTGTACTGGTTGAGACGAACGGGGAATCCCTAACAAATCCTATACGCGTCGTTAACCATTTCGGTGCAAAGACAGTTGCGGTGGCGAGTTACCATCCCCGCTTCCTGCTGGAGCGGCCGGTCGCCAAAGGC